From one Pan troglodytes isolate AG18354 chromosome 13, NHGRI_mPanTro3-v2.0_pri, whole genome shotgun sequence genomic stretch:
- the LOC107973920 gene encoding proteasome subunit beta type-3 has product MSIMSYNGGAIMAMKGKNCVAIAADRHFRIQAQMVTTDFQEIFPMGGWLYIGLAGLATDIQTVAQCLKFRLNLYELKEGQQIKPYTFTSMVANLLYEKHFGPYYTEPVIAGLDLKTFKPFRCSLDLIGCPMVTDDFVVNGSYAEQMYGMCESLWEPNMDPEHLFETISQAMLNAMDWGAGSGMGVIIHITEKNKITTRTLKAQMD; this is encoded by the coding sequence ATGTCTATTATGTCCTATAACGGAGGAGCCATCATGGCCATGAAGGGGAAGAACTGTGTGGCCATCGCTGCAGACAGGCACTTCAGGATCCAGGCCCAGATGGTGACCACGGACTTCCAGGAGATCTTTCCCATGGGTGGTTGGTTGTACATCGGTCTGGCCGGGCTTGCCACTGACATCCAGACAGTTGCCCAGTGCCTCAAGTTCCGGCTGAACCTATATGAGTTGAaggaaggtcagcagatcaaACCTTATACCTTCACGAGCATGGTGGCCAACCTCTTGTATGAGAAACATTTTGGCCCCTACTACACTGAGCCAGTCATTGCTGGTTTGGACCTGAAGACCTTTAAGCCCTTCCGTTGCTCTCTAGACCTCATCGGCTGCCCCATGGTGACTGATGACTTTGTGGTCAATGGCAGCTATGCCGAACAAATGTACGGAATGTGTGAGTCCCTCTGGGAACCCAACATGGATCCAGAACACCTGTTTGAAACCATCTCCCAAGCCATGCTCAATGCTATGGACTGGGGTGCAGGGTCAGGCATGGGAGTCATCATCCACATCACTGAGAAGAACAAAATCACCACCAGGACACTGAAGGCCCAAATGGACTAA